The Stenotrophomonas maltophilia sequence CTGCAGGATCTCGGTGCACAGGTTGCTGGAATAGATCATGCCCGCGTGCTTGTTCGGGTTCCGGCGATTGACCTCATCGCGGTAGAACAGGAACGGGTTGCCGGTCTCCAGCTGGCTGAGCATGATCCGCTTGAACAGATCGATGGCCTTCACCGTGCGGCGGCTGATGCGCTCGTCGGCCACCAGTTCCGCATAGCGGTCACGGAAGCTGCCCGAGCCGCGCTTCTCGTCGTAGAAGTCCTGCAGGTACCAGCCCTTGGCCTGCTTTACCTCGTGCGGGTCGAACAGGTACCAGTCGGCGCGACGCTCGACCGCTTCCATGAACAGGTCGGGCACGCACACCGAGGTGAACACATCGTGCGCGCGCAGGCGCTGGTCGCCGTTGTTGAGGCGCAGGTCCATGAAGGCTTCGATGTCGCGGTGCCAGATGTCCAGGTACACCGCCACCGCGCCCTTGCGCTGGCCAAGCTGGTCGACCGACACCGCGGTGTTGTTGAGCTGCTTGATCCAAGGCACCACGCCGCCGGAGGAATTGGCCACGCCGCGGATCGGTGCGCCACTGCTGCGCACATAGCCCAGGTAGGCACCAACGCCGCCGCCATGCTTGGACACGCGGGCGATATCGGTGTTGGAGTCATAGATGCCCTGCAGGCTGTCGTCCACCGTGTCGATGAAGCAGCTGGACAGTTGCCCGCCCACCTTGCCGGCGTTGGCCAACGTCGGTGTGGCTACCGTCATGTACAGGTTGGACAGCGCCCAGTACGCCTCGCCGACCAGCTGCATGCGCCGCTCACGCGGTTTTTCTTCCTGCATGAGGTACAGCGCGATGGTCAGCCAACGCTCCTGCGGCAGCTCGTAGACCTCGCGGCTGCGATCGCTCGCCAGATAGCGCGTGGCCAGCAGGTACAGGCCGTTGTAGGCGAACAGTCGGTCGCGTTCCGGGTCGATCATCTCGCCGGCCTGCTGCAGCTCTTCCTTGGAATAGCAGCGCAGGATGTCGTTGCTGTAGATGCCGCGGTCGGCCAGGCTTTCCTGCAGGCCCACATACGAGCCGTACTTCAGGCCGACGTCGTAGAAGCGGTTGCGGCTGGCACGCTTGTACAGGCGGCGCAGGTAGATGCGCGCGGCAAACTGTTCCCACTCCGGTGCGACCAGGTCCACGCGCGACTCGGCCTCACGGATCAGCAGATCGACCAGGTCGTCGGCACTGATACTGGGCTTGCGCTCGACCATCGCCTGCACCACGCGGCGGTAGTCGCTCACATCCAGCTGCGGGAACTCGGCATGCACGGCATCGATGCTGCGCTGCAGGCGCTCGGCGTCGAACGGCAGGCGGCGGTTGCCGGCCTCCTTGGTGATCCAGGTCGGCACGCGCTCGCCACCGGCGCGCAAGGCGTCGCCAGCGCCGGCCAGATCGGCCACGCGGAAGGTACTGTCGGTCATGGTGGTGAAACTCCAGGCTCGCACGCGCGTTGGCGGTCGATGCCATGGCGGCCCTGCACGCGATACCGGCGCACGGGGCGAACGGGTGGATTGCCAGGGCACGGGAACGTAGGTCGTCGGCATCTGCCTGCGCCTGCGGCCGGTATCCGGGCCGTGGGGGCGACCTGCGTCCGCACGATGGCGGCCGCGTCGACACGGCAAGCCTCAGGGGCGGGCCGCGGGACGTTTGCTGCATGTCCGGCGGCGGCGGCTGACCGGGAGTGACGGCCACAACATAGTGGGGATATCTCGAGTCGTCAACACAAGATGCGGTAATCAGCACATGTCGCGACGATCAGTCGCAGGATGCCGTGTTGCACCTGCGGCGCCTTGTCGACAACGCCTGCGTCCCCAGTTCGGTACAACATCAACTTTCCCCGGAACACCGCCCATGCGCGCTGCCCAGTACCCCTCCTTCGGCGACCCGGCCGACGTCCTTGCCATTGCCGATGCGCCGCTGCCCGAGCCCGGCCCCGGCGAGGTGCGCATCCGCACCGTGCTGGCCTCGATCCACAACCACGACCTGCTGACCGTGCGTGGCCTCTACGGCTACAAGCCGACGCTGCCGGCGATCGGTGGCAGTGAAGCACTGGGCGTGGTCGATGCACTCGGCGACGGTGTCGACGGCCTGCAGATCGGCCAGCGGGTTGCCGCCGCCTCGGTGCACGGCACCTGGGCCGAAGCGTTCATCGCACCGGCACGCATGGTGATTCCGATGCCGGAGGCGATCCCCGACGAAATGGCCGCACAGCTGATCGCCATGCCGCTGAGCGCGCTGATGCTGCTGGAGTTCCTGCACGTCGAGCCGGGCCAGTGGATCGTGCAGAACACCGCCAACGGCGCGGTGGGCAAGTCGCTGGCGATGCTGGCGCGGGCACGTGGCGTGCATGTGGCCAACCTGGTGCGCAATGCCGATGCAGTCGCGCAGTTGCAGGCGCTGGGCATCAATCATGTATTCGACACCTCGCTGGACGGCTGGAAGGATCGCGTGCGTGAGGCGACCGGCGAAGCACAGGCCGCGGCCGCGGTGGACTCCATCGGCGGCGACGCCAGCGGTGACCTGGTCGACCTGCTCGGCCACCACGGCACCCTGGTGTCGTTCGGTGTGATGAGCGGCGAACCCATGCGCATTCCCGCCGGCGGCCTGATCTACAAGGAAGCCACCGTGAAGGGTTTCTGGGGCAGCAAGGTCAGCCAGGCGATGGCGGTGGACGACAAGCGCCGGCTGGTTGGCGAACTGCTGAAGCGTGCGGCGAGCGGCGAACTGACCCTGCCGGTGGAGCAGATCTTCGCACTGGACGACATCGCCCAGGCGGCGAAGGCCGGTGCGGGTTCGGGCCGCAATGGCAAGGTGCTGCTGCGGCCCTGAGGGTCTCCGGGTCGGAGCCCTTTCCACAAGGAAAGGGCTCTGACCCTGCAGGGGTGTGCGGACCAACGGTCCGCACCGACCACAGATCGGTCCGCCCCCACCGAGTGGGTCTGCTCCACCGGGCGCACCGACTTTCGTTAAGAACCTGTGATGTATAACTGAATGCGCTTTCGTCATTGGAAGGCGCATGCGCCTGCGTGCGGTACTGACGGCTCCTCCCCCGTTCGGCGTTGTCGCTTCCATGTACCGCACCACCCTGAACCTGCTTGCCGGCGCGATCGCGCTGGGCCTCACCGCCGGCGCTGCCGGCGCCGCTGAATCCGCCGACACCGGCAAGGACAGCACCACCCTCGGCGCCGTGCTGGTGACCGGCTCCAACATCAAGCGCAGCGATACCGCCGGGCCGAACCCGGTGCAGATCGTCAGCCGCGAACAGATCGAGCAGACCGGCCGCTCCACCCTTACCGACGTGCTGCGCAACCTGTCGGCCAATGCCGGCAACAGTTTCGACGAGCAGTACACCGGCAGCTTCGCCGCTGGCTCTGCCTCGATCGGCCTGCGTGGCCTGTCGCCGAAGAACACGCTGGTGCTGGTCAACGGCTACCGCGTGTCCAACTTCGGCTTCGCACTCAATACCCAGGACACCTTCGTCGACCTCAACGCGTTGCCGATCAGCGCGGTGGAACGCATCGAGGTGCTGAAGGACGGTGCTTCGGCGGTGTACGGTTCCGATGCCATCGCCGGCGTCATCAACATCATCCTGCGCAAAAACTTCCAGGGCGTGGAAGTCGGCGGCGGCTTCGGCACCGCCACCCAGGGCGGCCTCGACGAACGCAAGGCCAGCCTGCTGGCTGGCTTCGGTGACCTCGAACAGCAGGGCTGGAACGTGCTGTTCGGGCTGGACCTGCTCAAGCGGGACCGCCTCGATGGCGACGATCGTGCCTATACCCGCAGCGGTGACTTCCGCGACAAGCCCGGTGGCCGCCTGGCCGGCTGGTCCACCGCCGGTGGCAACTGGCTGTCCAACCCACGCGCGCCGCAGCCGTTCGCCAACTGCCCCGACGGCAGCCAGCTGCGCCCATACAGCGACTTCGGCAGCACCCTGCCTGGCCAGGCCTGCGCCTTCAACGCGCAGCCGTTCAAGACCCTGCAGCCCGGCGCCGAGCGCCTGCAGGCGTCGTTGAGCGCGACCTACCGCTTCAATGACAGCGTCGAAGCGTTCGCCGACGTGCTGTACAGCCACAACAAGGCCGACCAGATCTTCAGCGCGCCGCTGACCGTTGGCCCCGGCCTGCGTGCCTATAACCCTGCGACCGGCACGCTGATCGACGTGCCGGCGGTGCTGCCGGTCGGCCACCCGAACAACCCGGGCAGCACGCCGCTGCCATTCGAGTACACCTTCTTCGATATCGGCCCGCGCCTGAAGGACAACACCCAGGTGTTCTACCGTGCCCTGGCCGGCGTGCGTGGCAGTGGCGAGCGCTGGGACTGGGAAGTGGCGGCGCTGACTTCGCAGAGCGCGCAGCGCGAATACGTCGACAACTTCGTCAACCGCTACGCGTTCGAACAGATCCTGCGCGATGGCAGCTACAACTTCCTCAACCCGTCCGCCACGCCGGGCGCGCTGGATGCACTGCGCCTGCAGACCAAGCGCCCGGGCTGGTACAAGCTGCACGCGTTGAACGTGAAGGCCTCGACCTCGCTGTGGGAGATGCCGGCCGGTGCGGTCGGCTTCGCCTGGGGTGCCGAGTTCCGCAAGGAATCACTGGACGCGCGCACCAGTGCGCAGGTGCTGTCGGGCACCGAGCTGCGCCCGGCCATCAATGTGGTCAACGGCGAGCGCCAGGTCAGCGCCGCCTATGCCGAACTGAGCGTGCCGCTGCACCGCACCCTGGAGCTGCAGGTGGCCGGACGTGGCGATCACTATGACGACTTCGGCAACGCGTTCTCGCCGAAGGTAGCGCTGCGCTGGCAGCCGCTGGACAGCCTGCTGCTGCGCGGCTCGTTCTCGCGTGGCTTCCGTGCACCGTCGCTGCCGGAGATCGCGCCGGGCCAGACCGTCAGCTACGGCTCGGTGATCGATCCGCTGGATCCGTTGCAGCCCGGCGGCAGCCGTGGCGTGACCAACATCCGCACCGGCAACCCGGACCTGAAGGCCGAACGCTCGCGCAACTTCAACGTGGGCGCGGTGTGGTCGCCCGATGGCGATACCAGCATCGGCCTGGACTGGTACCGCATCGAGCAGGACAACCTGGTCAAGCCGGACAGCGCGCAGTACATCGTCGATCACCCGGAGTTGTTCCCGGGCCGCGTGCAGCGCGAGAACGGGCGCATCCAGTTCATCACCAACCAGTACGCCAACCAGGGCGAGCTGATCACCTCAGGGCTGGACCTGGACGCCAACCACACCTTCCGCACCGAGGGCTGGGGCAACTTCACCGTGGCCGGCAGCTGGACCCACCTGCTCAGCTTCAAGCAGCCGCTGGTGGCCGGCCAGGCACCGTACGAGGGAGCCGGCAACAACCGCCACGGCGCACTGCCGCGCACCCGCGGCACCACTTCGTTGAACTGGGCGGTGGGCGACTGGAGCAGCACGCTGAGCCTGCAGTACGTGAGCGGCTATGACCAGCGCGCGGCGACGGCGACCAGCAACCCGGGCCTGCGCGACCGCATCAAGCCGTATCACCAGCTGGACCTGTACGTGGCCTACGAAGGCATTCCCAACACCACGCTGTCGCTGTCAGTGCTGAACCTGACCGACAAGGACCCGCCGTTCGATCCGGCAGGTGGCTCCAATGGCTTCGACATCAGCCAGTACAACCTGCGCGGGCAGTTCGTCTCGCTGGGGGCGCGCTACCGGTTCTGATGGGCCACCTGTAGAGCCGAGCATGGGCTCGGCTCTGCAGGGGTGTGCGGACCAACGGTCCGCACCCACCGCATCACCGGCTCAGGTGCAGGAACTGCAGGTGCCGTTCGTACTGGCTGATGATGTCGTTGATGATCTGCTTGCGGCTGTACCCTACCAGGTCGTAATCCTGGCTGCCTTCGAACAGGTGCACCTCGGCGCGGTAGTAACGCTGGTTGCGCAGCTGCTGCGCGGCGAACGAAGGGGTCAGGTAGCCGCTGAGGATCACCCGGTACAGGAAGTCCTGCTGTTCGCCGTGGTTGACCGTCAGCTCCATGTCGCCGGCCTCGAAGCGGGTGGATACATCCCAGCCCTGCCCGCGCAGCTGCTCGGCCACCGCCTCCATCGCCGGCTTCACCGTGTCATCCATGAAGCGGTAGACCTGGTCGCGCACCGGGAAGTGCATGGCCTGGCTCAGGCGCTGGCGCCAGCCCTGATGGTGGCGATCGTCGCCGATCAGCGGCGATGGCCGATACTGCAGCGCACGCTTGCGGTGCGACTCGTCACTGAAGGCGCGGGTCAGCCCCCACATCATCAACAACAGGATCGCCGAGAACGGCAGCGATGCCAGCACCACCGCAGATTTCAATGCGTCGATGCTGCCGGCCAGCAACAGGCCCGCGGTCAGCACGGCAATCACGGTGCCCCAGAACACGCGCAACCAGCGCGGGCCGTCGTCCTCGGGTGCGCCGCCATGCGACGACAACGTGGACAACACCACCGCGCCCGAGTCGGCCGAGGTCACGAAGAAGATGAAGCTGACCAGCACTGTCACTGTAATCACCGCGCGGCTCCACGGGTAGCCGTCCAGCAGCGCATACAGCACGGTCGGTGGATCATCCACCGCCAGCTGCGCCAACTGTTGCTGGCCGTGGTGCAGCACCTGGTCCAGCGCGCTGTTGCCGAAGATCGACAGCCAGGCCAGGGTGAAGCCGAGCGGGATCAGCAGCACGCCGAACACGAATTCGCGGATGGTGCGGCCTCGAGAGATGCGCGCGATGAACAGCCCGACAAAGGGCGCCCAGCCGATCCACCAGGCCCAGTAGAACACCGTCCAGCCACCCAGCCATTCGGGGCGGCCGCCGTAGGCATACACATCGAAACTCTTGCCGACCACGCTGCCCAGGTAGTCGCCCAGGTTCTGCATCAGCGTGCTGAACAGGTACTGCGTCGGCCCGGCGAACAGCATGAACAGCACCAGCGTGATCGCCAGCAGCATGTTGATGTTGGCCATCCAGCGTACGCCCTTCTCCACGCCGGAGACGGCCACGGCCACCGCCGCGCCCATCATGCTGACCACCAGGATGATCTGCACCAGGTTGGAGTGCGGGATGTTGAACAGGTGCGCCAGCCCGGCGTTGAGGTGCAGCACGCCGAAACCCATGTCGGCGCCGATGCCGAACACGGTGGCGACGATGCCAAGCGCGTCCACGGTGTAGCCGATCGGGCCGTTGATGCGCTTGCCGATCAGCGGGTACAGCGCCGAGCGCAGCGCCAGCGGCAGGTTGTGGCGGTAGGCGAAGTAGGCCATCGCCATCGCCGCCAGCGCGAACACGCCCCAGCCATGCAGGCCCCAATGCAGGAACAGCAGCTGCATGGCCTGGCGCGCGCCGGCCTCGCCCGCGGCCGGATCGCCCTGCGGCGGCTGCAGGTAGTGGGTCAGCGGTTCGGAAACACAGAAGAAGAACAGGGTGATGCTGATGCCGGCGGCGAACAGCATGCCTGCCCAGGAGAGGTAGCTGAACTCCGGTTCGTCATGGTCGGCGCCGAGCTTGATGCCACCGTATTTGGACAGCGCCACGCCGACCACGAACACCAGGTACAGGGTCATCGCCAGCAGGTAGTACCAGCCGACATTCAGTGCAGCCCAGTCCTGTGCCTTCAGCAGAAGGCGGCCCGCACCGAGCGGGAACAGGCTGACGAACAGCGCGAACGCCACGACAACGATCGCCGCGAAAGCGAACACAGGCCGAAGGGTGCGCACCGGGGATTGTTGCGGCTCCAGTACATCCATGGGGCGGCGTTCTCCGGTAGATCAAGGAATTAGCCGACCGAGTCTGGCTGAACCGCAGTGGACAGAGCATGAAGTTGTGGCCTGCGGTCACAGGTCCGCTCCACCATTCCGTGTTATCACGCGCGCGGGCCGGGGCCAGAACACATCCGGCGCCCCCGCTCCACGCGTAGGACGGATGTGACGTGATCCGTTGCAGAGAAGCCGGCAGTTTCGGCCCGACCGGCACAACCGGCTCAGGCCAGAGCGCGGCGCAGGATGAGCACGCTGTCGCCCAGACCCCTTGCGCGGCGGCCAGCGAAGCGGCACAGCGCCGGCAGGAACCACAGGCGGCGCACCGCACCACGTAACAGCTGCTGGACGTCAGGCCCGGTCTGCCGCAGGCACTGGCCGATCACGGCGACCAGTGCGCCGGCGGGCAGCCCCGCATGGCGGACACTCCCACTGACGAACAGCAGCCAGTCGCGCGCCTGCGCTTCGGCCAGCACCATCACCTGCAGGGGATCTTCTTCCAGGTCGAGGAAGCGTACGCAGCCCGCCACATCCACCGTGATGTTGCGCGCCACAGGCTGGCCGACACAGCAGCCAGCCCAGTGCACGCGCAGCAGTTCGTTGGCAGCAATCCGCATCAGGTGCTCGGCTTCGGCGGGCCCGCAACGGCGCAGGCGCTGCGCCAGACTCGGACCACCATCCTCCAGCAGCAGGGCGGTTTCACCATGGCCCAGCACGCGTGGCACCGGCACCCCATGTGCAGCCAGCTCGCGCAGCCGCCGGCGCTCCAGCTGGCAGGCCTGTTCGGCCTTCAATCGTGGTGGGGGCCGCAGGCAGCGCAGGCCGAGCAGGCGCACGCCCAGGTCCAGCGCGGCCAACGCCAACCAGCGCCGCTCGCCATCATGCTGCTTCAGCCAAGTCCGTCGACCTGCGATCTGCAAGGGTTCGACCATCTTCAGTCTCCCTGCCCTGCACGGGCCAGTCCTGCACCAGCGGCCATCGTGCTCACGTACTGTCTGCATCGCATGCAGGGCCTGTGCTGCTTGTGTAACCACCGGTAATGCCTGTGCACGCTTCAGTACTCCACGCGCCAGCTGAGCTGCAGCAGATCCAGCCCCGGGTTGGGCTTCTTGATGCTTGCATTGGAGTAATGCGAGTAGCGCAGCGATACGCTGTGGCGTTCGGCTACCTGCAGCCCGATCCCCAGGTGATCACCGAACTGGAAGGCGGTACTGATGCGACGACCGCCAACACGGGTGGTATCGAACACGGTCGGGCCGACCCCAGCTTCGATGAACAGATGTGCGTTCGGCCACCAGCGCAGCATCGGGATGGCACTGGCCTGCCAGGCGTGCTGACGATGCGGATCGCTGGCCTGCCACCGCGCAAATCCCAGCTCCATCGCCAGCTGCAGTTGCCGCCCCGACGCCAGCTCGCGTTGCCAAAGCGGGCCACTGTCCCAGATCACGCCTGCCCGCTGGTAGTCGCCACGACCATGGCCCAGCTGCAGGCCTATCGAAGGGCTGGTTTCTGCCGCCGCCGACAGGACCGGCAACAGGGCCAGCGTAGCAATCCAGGACAGGCCGCACCGCTGCAGCAGGACGGCTCGGGGAACAGGGAAGACAGACAGAATCACGCGACAACTCCAGGCGGGAGCCGCACGCCACCCTCACGCCGGCAGGAACCGGCGCGTCACAGGGCGTGGGCTGGGGATGACGTGAAGGCAGGCGCGTCCACGGAAGCGTCCGTCACCCGCAAACGCACAGATGACCGCTTCGACATACAGCCTGGGTCACGCCCCCGCCTCGATCCTCGTTACGCGGTATCCGCTATGTAACGGATTG is a genomic window containing:
- the betT gene encoding choline BCCT transporter BetT; its protein translation is MDVLEPQQSPVRTLRPVFAFAAIVVVAFALFVSLFPLGAGRLLLKAQDWAALNVGWYYLLAMTLYLVFVVGVALSKYGGIKLGADHDEPEFSYLSWAGMLFAAGISITLFFFCVSEPLTHYLQPPQGDPAAGEAGARQAMQLLFLHWGLHGWGVFALAAMAMAYFAYRHNLPLALRSALYPLIGKRINGPIGYTVDALGIVATVFGIGADMGFGVLHLNAGLAHLFNIPHSNLVQIILVVSMMGAAVAVAVSGVEKGVRWMANINMLLAITLVLFMLFAGPTQYLFSTLMQNLGDYLGSVVGKSFDVYAYGGRPEWLGGWTVFYWAWWIGWAPFVGLFIARISRGRTIREFVFGVLLIPLGFTLAWLSIFGNSALDQVLHHGQQQLAQLAVDDPPTVLYALLDGYPWSRAVITVTVLVSFIFFVTSADSGAVVLSTLSSHGGAPEDDGPRWLRVFWGTVIAVLTAGLLLAGSIDALKSAVVLASLPFSAILLLMMWGLTRAFSDESHRKRALQYRPSPLIGDDRHHQGWRQRLSQAMHFPVRDQVYRFMDDTVKPAMEAVAEQLRGQGWDVSTRFEAGDMELTVNHGEQQDFLYRVILSGYLTPSFAAQQLRNQRYYRAEVHLFEGSQDYDLVGYSRKQIINDIISQYERHLQFLHLSR
- a CDS encoding TonB-dependent receptor — translated: MRLRAVLTAPPPFGVVASMYRTTLNLLAGAIALGLTAGAAGAAESADTGKDSTTLGAVLVTGSNIKRSDTAGPNPVQIVSREQIEQTGRSTLTDVLRNLSANAGNSFDEQYTGSFAAGSASIGLRGLSPKNTLVLVNGYRVSNFGFALNTQDTFVDLNALPISAVERIEVLKDGASAVYGSDAIAGVINIILRKNFQGVEVGGGFGTATQGGLDERKASLLAGFGDLEQQGWNVLFGLDLLKRDRLDGDDRAYTRSGDFRDKPGGRLAGWSTAGGNWLSNPRAPQPFANCPDGSQLRPYSDFGSTLPGQACAFNAQPFKTLQPGAERLQASLSATYRFNDSVEAFADVLYSHNKADQIFSAPLTVGPGLRAYNPATGTLIDVPAVLPVGHPNNPGSTPLPFEYTFFDIGPRLKDNTQVFYRALAGVRGSGERWDWEVAALTSQSAQREYVDNFVNRYAFEQILRDGSYNFLNPSATPGALDALRLQTKRPGWYKLHALNVKASTSLWEMPAGAVGFAWGAEFRKESLDARTSAQVLSGTELRPAINVVNGERQVSAAYAELSVPLHRTLELQVAGRGDHYDDFGNAFSPKVALRWQPLDSLLLRGSFSRGFRAPSLPEIAPGQTVSYGSVIDPLDPLQPGGSRGVTNIRTGNPDLKAERSRNFNVGAVWSPDGDTSIGLDWYRIEQDNLVKPDSAQYIVDHPELFPGRVQRENGRIQFITNQYANQGELITSGLDLDANHTFRTEGWGNFTVAGSWTHLLSFKQPLVAGQAPYEGAGNNRHGALPRTRGTTSLNWAVGDWSSTLSLQYVSGYDQRAATATSNPGLRDRIKPYHQLDLYVAYEGIPNTTLSLSVLNLTDKDPPFDPAGGSNGFDISQYNLRGQFVSLGARYRF
- a CDS encoding phosphotransferase yields the protein MVEPLQIAGRRTWLKQHDGERRWLALAALDLGVRLLGLRCLRPPPRLKAEQACQLERRRLRELAAHGVPVPRVLGHGETALLLEDGGPSLAQRLRRCGPAEAEHLMRIAANELLRVHWAGCCVGQPVARNITVDVAGCVRFLDLEEDPLQVMVLAEAQARDWLLFVSGSVRHAGLPAGALVAVIGQCLRQTGPDVQQLLRGAVRRLWFLPALCRFAGRRARGLGDSVLILRRALA
- a CDS encoding ribonucleoside-diphosphate reductase subunit alpha, translating into MTDSTFRVADLAGAGDALRAGGERVPTWITKEAGNRRLPFDAERLQRSIDAVHAEFPQLDVSDYRRVVQAMVERKPSISADDLVDLLIREAESRVDLVAPEWEQFAARIYLRRLYKRASRNRFYDVGLKYGSYVGLQESLADRGIYSNDILRCYSKEELQQAGEMIDPERDRLFAYNGLYLLATRYLASDRSREVYELPQERWLTIALYLMQEEKPRERRMQLVGEAYWALSNLYMTVATPTLANAGKVGGQLSSCFIDTVDDSLQGIYDSNTDIARVSKHGGGVGAYLGYVRSSGAPIRGVANSSGGVVPWIKQLNNTAVSVDQLGQRKGAVAVYLDIWHRDIEAFMDLRLNNGDQRLRAHDVFTSVCVPDLFMEAVERRADWYLFDPHEVKQAKGWYLQDFYDEKRGSGSFRDRYAELVADERISRRTVKAIDLFKRIMLSQLETGNPFLFYRDEVNRRNPNKHAGMIYSSNLCTEILQNMSPTRMIQEIVSGDQIVTTRRAGDFVVCNLSSINLGRAISAPDDLLATDVLERLIPIQVRMLDNVIDLNALPVPQATITNRKYRAIGLGTFGWHHLLAQQAIQWESPDAEELADRLYERINFLTIQASAQLAKEKGSYPMFAGSDWHNGRYFRDRDYSGAAWDSLAREVATHGLRNGWLLAVAPNMSTAQIAGSTASIDPIYSAFYYEEKKDFRRPVAAPGLSLETWQYYEKGAYKVDQFASVRQNARRQRHVDQSISFNLYVPSTIRASTLLELHLSAWREGLKTTYYVRSNDIDISECEWCSS
- a CDS encoding acyloxyacyl hydrolase, encoding MILSVFPVPRAVLLQRCGLSWIATLALLPVLSAAAETSPSIGLQLGHGRGDYQRAGVIWDSGPLWQRELASGRQLQLAMELGFARWQASDPHRQHAWQASAIPMLRWWPNAHLFIEAGVGPTVFDTTRVGGRRISTAFQFGDHLGIGLQVAERHSVSLRYSHYSNASIKKPNPGLDLLQLSWRVEY
- a CDS encoding zinc-binding dehydrogenase, translating into MRAAQYPSFGDPADVLAIADAPLPEPGPGEVRIRTVLASIHNHDLLTVRGLYGYKPTLPAIGGSEALGVVDALGDGVDGLQIGQRVAAASVHGTWAEAFIAPARMVIPMPEAIPDEMAAQLIAMPLSALMLLEFLHVEPGQWIVQNTANGAVGKSLAMLARARGVHVANLVRNADAVAQLQALGINHVFDTSLDGWKDRVREATGEAQAAAAVDSIGGDASGDLVDLLGHHGTLVSFGVMSGEPMRIPAGGLIYKEATVKGFWGSKVSQAMAVDDKRRLVGELLKRAASGELTLPVEQIFALDDIAQAAKAGAGSGRNGKVLLRP